CTGGCAGAACAGGACATAAGAGGGTTGATCAAAATCGTCAGCACGCGATCCTTTTCGCTTTCCAGGGTCCGGGTGGCCATGATAGCCGGAACATTGCAGCCAAACCCCATGAGCATGGGGATAAAGGATTTGCCGTGAAGCCCTATCAGGTGCATTACTTTATCCATGAGGAAGGCAGCCCGGGCCATATAACCCGTATCTTCAAAAAGGGCTATGCAGAAAAAAAGAATGAGAATATTCGGCAAGAATATCATGACACTTCCCACTCCGGCTATAATGCCATCAACGATCAGATCGTGGAGGATACCCTCCGGCAATAGCTTGGCCGCGAGCTGGCCTGTCCATCCCACTCCCGCATCAATCCAGTCCATGGGATAGGCGCCCAGGGAAAAGGTAATCTGAAACATGGCCCATATGAAAAACACAAATATGGGAATGCCCAGCAGGCGGTTCGTAAGAACCTGGTCTATTTGCCGAGAGACATCCACCCTGCTTTTGGAAACGGTCTTCAACACCTCTTTGATAATGCCGGCAATAAACCCATAGCGGTGGTCCGTCATGACAATCTCAGGTTCATCATCAAAGAACTGCCTGAGCTTTCCGCGCTTTTGCTCTGCCTCCCTGAGTATGGCTTCGCCGTTCTGGCTATCGATCTCCAGTATTCGCTTTCTCACAATCTTATCGTTCTCGAGGAGCTTTATTGCAATCCAGCGAACATTATGCCGAAGTTCTTCGCGCGTGTTATCTCTTATGAATTCCGAAAGCTCGCCGATCGTTCTTTCAATATCCTTACCGTATTTGACCCGGCGGGTCAGGGGAAGCTCTCTGTCAGACTCCACCACTGCAATGATGCTTTTAATAAGTCCCTGTGTTCCTTCGTTTTTGTTGCCAACCGTAAACACAACGGGCACGTCGAGAAGTTCTGAAAGCTTATCTCCGTCTATCTTGTCACCGCGGCCATTGGCCACATCAGCCATGTTGAGCACAAACATGACCTTGGTATCGAGTTCCCGAAGCTGTGTGGCCAGGTATAGGTTACGTTCCAGATTAGAGGCATCAATGATATCCACTACCACGTCAGGCTTTTCATCCAGGATAAAATTGCGAGCCACGATCTCTTCAATGGAGTATGCGGTGAGGCTGTACGTGCCAGGGAGGTCCACAATGGTCAGATGGTAACCTTTGCTGGTAAGATGACCTTCTTTTTTCTCTACAGTGACTCCGGGCCAGTTTCCAATTTTCTGGCGGGTACCCGTAAGATTGCTGA
The genomic region above belongs to Deltaproteobacteria bacterium and contains:
- the feoB gene encoding ferrous iron transport protein B gives rise to the protein MARKSITVALAGNPNSGKSTIFSNLTGTRQKIGNWPGVTVEKKEGHLTSKGYHLTIVDLPGTYSLTAYSIEEIVARNFILDEKPDVVVDIIDASNLERNLYLATQLRELDTKVMFVLNMADVANGRGDKIDGDKLSELLDVPVVFTVGNKNEGTQGLIKSIIAVVESDRELPLTRRVKYGKDIERTIGELSEFIRDNTREELRHNVRWIAIKLLENDKIVRKRILEIDSQNGEAILREAEQKRGKLRQFFDDEPEIVMTDHRYGFIAGIIKEVLKTVSKSRVDVSRQIDQVLTNRLLGIPIFVFFIWAMFQITFSLGAYPMDWIDAGVGWTGQLAAKLLPEGILHDLIVDGIIAGVGSVMIFLPNILILFFCIALFEDTGYMARAAFLMDKVMHLIGLHGKSFIPMLMGFGCNVPAIMATRTLESEKDRVLTILINPLMSCSARLPVYILLAGTFFGAKAGNAIFSIYALGIVLAIVIGRLFRSTLLRGKIAPFVMELPPYRAPMLRSLLIHMWDRSKIFLRKMGGVILIGSVVVWFLSAFPQEVQFSRDYETEIASGTAQYEISISEAEGGLREELVRKRDKAVSALEAEMAKEKVERSYMGRLGKMFAPVLAPIGMDWRGSVAVLTGFVAKEIVVSTMGVLYAVGSEEDERSEALKLALKRSGMTPLSAYAMMAFVLIYVPCLATVAVIRRETNSWKWTLFSIFYSTGLAWLVAFIIYQGGSLIGLG